The following coding sequences lie in one Pseudomonas sp. B33.4 genomic window:
- a CDS encoding adhesin → MNRSLLLLALLGCTTAMAAEPGSVNKANIQDSGVQYRGNFNVNQAAGDQMQQANVKAVAIGTESHATTSVIQKIDTPASRSMDASATIGGTSFSNGNGILGVNQGAGANNQMANVTRVSISAAPQSVDDSALSQQNVALLPSSGATGTSPGSRQVTTSDQAFTGSRGVIQVNQSAGVGNRMANTLSIRVAD, encoded by the coding sequence ATGAATCGTTCACTCCTTCTGCTTGCCCTGCTCGGTTGCACCACTGCCATGGCTGCTGAACCTGGTTCAGTGAACAAGGCCAACATTCAAGATTCCGGGGTTCAGTACCGCGGCAATTTCAACGTCAACCAGGCGGCTGGCGATCAAATGCAACAGGCCAACGTCAAGGCCGTGGCGATCGGCACCGAATCCCACGCCACTACCAGCGTCATACAGAAAATCGATACACCTGCCTCGCGCTCGATGGACGCCAGCGCAACCATCGGCGGCACCTCTTTCAGCAATGGCAACGGGATCCTGGGCGTGAACCAGGGCGCCGGGGCCAACAACCAGATGGCCAATGTGACGCGCGTCAGCATCAGTGCTGCCCCGCAGAGCGTTGACGACAGTGCCCTTTCGCAACAGAACGTGGCGCTTTTACCGAGCTCAGGAGCAACTGGTACCTCACCCGGCAGTCGCCAGGTCACGACAAGTGATCAGGCCTTCACCGGCAGCCGCGGGGTAATCCAGGTGAACCAGAGTGCCGGGGTGGGGAACCGAATGGCTAACACCCTGAGCATCCGGGTCGCTGACTGA
- a CDS encoding heme utilization protein codes for MKPTMALKPLVFALAAVMAIAAQAGGRDDDHGNGHGNGHGNGHGNNQPKGPTLEQLLQITAGAGAAVLDVQDSDGNVVKNQGTLNNANASDSLNGSNGNMGANVAAGDGNQQDNAAALATADESFIFGTAVAASSATQVNNNNYVKNSSTFNNATLNNAGNNGSGNIGINVTAGNFNQQKNNLAIAVSGGRVAQAAASANQSSTGLVVENKGVQAYKTDTLTGTYAAAGVFKAKGTATIEDDDHGGYGNRGGGHGGNDDQKAKFEAVGTFGLAGVTTQQVMTKDGWKAPVVNNANMTNSMNNFSGNGGANVSAGVGNQQSNSLSIAAGCKACM; via the coding sequence ATGAAACCTACAATGGCTCTCAAACCACTGGTTTTCGCACTTGCAGCAGTGATGGCAATCGCAGCACAGGCAGGCGGTCGTGATGACGATCATGGTAATGGTCACGGTAACGGGCACGGCAACGGCCATGGCAATAACCAGCCTAAAGGCCCAACCCTGGAACAACTGCTGCAAATCACCGCAGGCGCTGGTGCCGCTGTGCTTGACGTGCAAGACAGCGACGGCAACGTGGTGAAAAACCAGGGCACTCTGAACAACGCTAATGCCAGTGATTCGCTCAACGGTTCGAACGGCAACATGGGCGCCAACGTTGCAGCCGGCGACGGCAACCAACAAGACAACGCCGCCGCCCTGGCGACTGCCGACGAAAGCTTCATCTTCGGCACCGCTGTTGCTGCCTCGAGTGCAACTCAAGTCAACAACAACAACTATGTGAAAAACTCGTCCACCTTCAACAACGCTACGCTTAACAACGCAGGCAACAATGGTTCCGGCAACATCGGCATCAACGTCACTGCCGGCAACTTCAACCAGCAGAAAAACAACCTGGCGATCGCCGTATCCGGTGGCCGCGTAGCTCAGGCTGCTGCTTCTGCCAACCAGTCTTCCACTGGCCTGGTTGTAGAAAACAAAGGCGTGCAGGCCTACAAAACCGACACCCTTACCGGCACTTACGCCGCAGCTGGCGTGTTCAAAGCCAAAGGCACTGCAACCATCGAAGACGATGACCACGGCGGTTATGGCAATCGTGGCGGCGGCCACGGTGGCAACGATGACCAGAAAGCCAAATTCGAAGCCGTCGGTACCTTTGGCCTCGCTGGCGTAACCACTCAGCAAGTGATGACCAAAGACGGCTGGAAAGCCCCTGTTGTGAACAATGCCAACATGACCAACTCGATGAACAACTTCTCCGGCAACGGCGGAGCCAACGTCTCGGCGGGTGTGGGCAACCAACAAAGCAACTCGCTGTCCATCGCTGCAGGTTGCAAAGCCTGCATGTAA
- a CDS encoding C39 family peptidase, translating into MRKTALLALLFVCGLTQAGQMPVAALPGGTLVYKNVQSIRERKFADIVEQKTDFSCGAAALATVLRQAYWLDVDEEHIIKGMLVNADQDLVRTQGFSMLDMKRYIESIGMRARGYKIPPEKLEAVTIPVVVLMEIRGYKHFVVLQRSDKDWVYIGDPVLGHKRYKHDDFVKGWNGIVFAIVGPGYDKANALRSPPVPLTAKNKLDGFNPVKDAELMDFGFIQSDFF; encoded by the coding sequence ATGCGTAAGACTGCCCTCCTCGCTCTGCTTTTCGTCTGTGGCCTGACTCAGGCCGGTCAGATGCCCGTGGCTGCCCTGCCGGGTGGCACGCTCGTCTACAAAAACGTGCAGAGCATTCGTGAGCGCAAGTTTGCCGACATCGTCGAACAGAAAACCGATTTCAGCTGCGGCGCTGCTGCACTGGCAACGGTATTACGCCAGGCCTATTGGCTCGACGTCGATGAGGAGCACATCATCAAAGGCATGCTGGTCAACGCTGACCAGGACCTTGTTCGTACTCAAGGTTTTTCCATGCTGGACATGAAGCGCTACATAGAAAGCATCGGCATGCGCGCCAGGGGTTACAAGATTCCACCGGAAAAGCTCGAAGCGGTAACGATCCCGGTGGTGGTACTGATGGAAATTCGCGGCTACAAGCATTTCGTCGTGTTGCAGCGCTCGGACAAGGATTGGGTTTACATCGGAGACCCGGTGCTCGGCCATAAACGCTACAAACATGATGACTTTGTCAAAGGTTGGAACGGCATTGTCTTCGCCATCGTCGGTCCCGGATATGACAAGGCCAACGCCTTGCGCAGCCCTCCGGTGCCCTTGACGGCCAAGAACAAGCTGGATGGTTTCAACCCGGTCAAAGATGCTGAATTGATGGATTTCGGGTTCATTCAGAGCGACTTCTTTTAA
- a CDS encoding sigma-54 dependent transcriptional regulator — protein sequence MSEAPALRRLLVVDPCDDCHRLLPGLRAVGWDVDSCTLENAADRSCDVGLLRLQPFHLERPEAVKELISRSGTEWIAVLNQEVLRLQNVGDFVCEWFFDFHTLPFDVSRVQVTLGRAFGMARLRGQGTIHVDQPEHELLGDSKPIRELRKLLSKLAPTESPVLIRGESGTGKELVARTLHRQSQRHSKPFVAINCGAIPEHLIQSELFGHEKGAFTGAHQRKVGRIEAANGGTLFLDEIGDLPLELQANLLRFLQEKHIERVGGSQPIPVDVRVLAATHVDLEAAIEKKRFREDLYYRLNVLQVVTAPLRERHGDLSMLANHFSHFYSHETGRRPRSFSEDALIAMGKHDWPGNVRELANRVRRGLVLAEGRQIEARDLGLISQHSIATPMGTLEDYKTRAERQALCDVLNRHSDNLSVAAKVLGVSRPTFYRLLHKHQIR from the coding sequence ATGAGCGAAGCGCCTGCGTTACGACGTTTATTGGTGGTCGATCCGTGCGACGACTGCCACCGCTTATTGCCCGGATTACGCGCCGTAGGTTGGGATGTCGACAGCTGTACCCTGGAAAATGCCGCTGATCGAAGTTGTGATGTCGGCCTGCTGCGATTACAGCCGTTTCACCTCGAACGTCCCGAAGCCGTCAAGGAACTGATCAGCCGCAGCGGCACTGAATGGATCGCTGTGCTCAATCAGGAAGTCCTGCGTCTGCAAAACGTCGGTGACTTCGTCTGCGAATGGTTTTTCGATTTTCACACCTTGCCGTTCGACGTTTCGCGCGTGCAGGTGACGCTCGGGCGCGCGTTCGGCATGGCGCGTTTGCGCGGGCAAGGCACGATCCACGTCGATCAGCCCGAACATGAACTGCTCGGTGACAGCAAGCCGATCCGCGAGCTGCGCAAATTACTCAGCAAACTGGCACCGACCGAGTCGCCTGTGTTGATTCGCGGCGAAAGTGGCACTGGCAAAGAACTGGTCGCCCGCACCCTGCACCGGCAATCCCAGCGTCACAGCAAACCGTTTGTGGCGATCAATTGCGGGGCGATTCCCGAACACCTGATTCAGTCCGAGCTGTTCGGTCACGAGAAAGGCGCGTTTACCGGCGCCCATCAGCGCAAGGTCGGGCGCATTGAAGCTGCCAATGGCGGCACGCTGTTTCTCGATGAGATCGGTGATTTGCCGCTGGAGCTGCAAGCCAATCTGTTGCGCTTTCTCCAGGAAAAGCACATCGAGCGCGTCGGTGGCAGTCAACCGATTCCGGTGGATGTTCGCGTTCTGGCGGCGACCCACGTCGACCTTGAGGCGGCCATCGAGAAGAAGCGTTTTCGCGAAGACCTGTATTACCGGCTCAACGTCCTGCAAGTGGTCACTGCGCCTTTGCGTGAACGCCATGGCGACCTGTCGATGCTGGCCAACCACTTTTCCCATTTCTACAGCCACGAAACCGGCCGCCGCCCACGCAGTTTCAGTGAAGACGCGCTGATTGCCATGGGCAAACACGACTGGCCAGGCAACGTCCGTGAACTGGCCAACCGTGTGCGACGTGGTCTGGTGTTGGCTGAAGGGCGGCAGATCGAGGCGCGAGATCTGGGGTTGATCAGCCAGCATTCGATCGCCACACCGATGGGCACACTGGAAGATTACAAGACCCGCGCCGAACGCCAGGCGCTGTGCGATGTGTTGAACCGGCACAGCGATAATCTCAGTGTTGCGGCCAAAGTACTGGGGGTGTCGCGGCCGACGTTCTACCGTTTGCTGCACAAACATCAGATCCGCTAG
- the nhaB gene encoding sodium/proton antiporter NhaB, whose product MSGSLAQAFAHNFLGHSPRWYKATIVGFLILNALVLFTVGPVAAGWLLVIEFIFTLAMALKCYPLMPGGLLLIEALLLKMTTPQALYDELVHNFPVILLLMFMVAGIYFMKDLLLFLFSRLLLGVRSKAALALMFCFLSAFLSAFLDALTVTAVIISAAVGFYSVYHRVASGNDPRQDSEFADDQNLPKLHHDDLEQFRAFLRSLLMHGAVGTALGGVCTLVGEPQNLLIGHEMGWHFGEFFQKVAPVSLPVLAAGLVTCVLLEKLRWFGYGTLLPDNVRAVLANYAAEDNAERTARQRAALLVQGAAALILIGCLAFHIAEVGLIGLMVIVLITAFTGITDEHRLGSAFKDAMPFTALLVVFFAVVAVIHDQQLFAPLIQWVLALPVEQQPGMLFIANGLLSAISDNVFVATIYITEVKQAFLAGHMSREHFETLAIAINTGTNLPSVATPNGQAAFLFLLTSAIAPLVRLSYGRMVWMALPYTFVMGLLGWYAVSYWL is encoded by the coding sequence ATGTCCGGTTCATTGGCCCAGGCGTTCGCGCACAATTTTCTCGGGCACTCGCCGCGTTGGTACAAGGCGACCATCGTCGGTTTTCTGATCCTCAATGCGCTGGTGCTGTTCACGGTTGGCCCGGTCGCGGCCGGCTGGTTACTGGTGATCGAATTCATCTTCACCCTGGCGATGGCGCTCAAGTGCTATCCGTTGATGCCCGGCGGTTTGTTGCTGATCGAAGCGCTGCTGCTGAAGATGACCACGCCACAGGCGCTTTACGATGAACTGGTGCACAACTTCCCGGTGATCCTGCTGCTGATGTTCATGGTGGCCGGCATCTATTTCATGAAGGATCTATTGCTGTTTCTGTTCTCGCGGCTGCTGTTGGGCGTGCGTTCAAAAGCGGCACTGGCCTTGATGTTCTGCTTTCTTTCGGCGTTTCTCTCGGCGTTTCTTGATGCCTTGACGGTGACGGCGGTGATCATCAGTGCAGCGGTCGGTTTCTATTCCGTCTACCACCGCGTCGCGTCCGGCAATGATCCGCGCCAGGACAGCGAGTTCGCTGACGACCAGAACCTGCCAAAACTGCATCACGACGATCTGGAACAATTCCGCGCCTTCTTGCGCAGTCTGTTGATGCACGGCGCGGTCGGCACGGCGTTGGGCGGCGTTTGCACATTGGTCGGGGAGCCGCAGAACCTGTTGATCGGCCACGAAATGGGCTGGCACTTCGGCGAGTTCTTCCAGAAAGTCGCGCCGGTTTCGCTGCCGGTGCTGGCGGCCGGTCTTGTGACCTGCGTATTGCTGGAGAAGCTGCGCTGGTTCGGCTACGGCACGCTGCTGCCGGACAATGTTCGCGCCGTGCTGGCCAACTACGCCGCCGAAGACAACGCCGAACGTACTGCTCGCCAACGCGCTGCGCTGCTGGTGCAAGGCGCGGCGGCATTGATCCTGATCGGTTGCCTGGCCTTTCACATCGCTGAAGTCGGCCTGATCGGTTTGATGGTGATTGTGTTGATCACCGCGTTTACCGGCATCACCGACGAGCATCGACTGGGGAGCGCGTTCAAGGACGCCATGCCGTTCACCGCATTGCTGGTGGTGTTCTTTGCGGTAGTGGCGGTGATTCACGATCAACAGCTGTTCGCGCCGTTGATCCAGTGGGTACTGGCGCTGCCGGTCGAGCAACAACCGGGCATGCTGTTTATTGCCAACGGTTTGCTGTCGGCGATCAGTGACAATGTATTTGTCGCGACGATCTACATCACCGAAGTGAAACAGGCGTTCCTTGCCGGGCACATGAGCCGTGAGCATTTCGAGACATTGGCGATTGCGATCAATACCGGCACTAACCTGCCGAGTGTGGCGACGCCGAATGGTCAGGCCGCGTTTCTGTTTTTGCTGACCTCGGCGATTGCGCCGCTGGTGCGTCTGTCGTACGGGCGGATGGTGTGGATGGCGTTGCCGTACACCTTCGTGATGGGATTGCTGGGCTGGTATGCGGTGAGCTACTGGCTCTGA
- a CDS encoding HAD family hydrolase, with amino-acid sequence MSDVSKQPIRFLLSDMDGTLLLPDHTLSQRTIDAVRSLREAGVLFSLATGRPPKAMLQQIEALGVDLPTAAFNGGTIVNPDGSLLVAHYLPATTALIALATFADQPDVEIWVFSGGDWLLKDPHGPMVPREQHGLGYPPVVVESFEPYLERIDKIVATSNNTELLIELEARLLPKVNGMAQVSRSQPVYLDVTALEANKGTALATLAEHLGIPLEQTAAIGDGGNDPAMFHCAGLSIAMGQAEEAVKRQADVVTAPNTEDGVAQAIEKYILRH; translated from the coding sequence ATGAGTGACGTGTCAAAACAACCTATCCGTTTTCTGCTCAGCGATATGGACGGCACGCTGCTGCTGCCCGATCACACACTGAGCCAGCGCACCATCGATGCAGTGCGTTCGTTGCGTGAGGCCGGCGTGTTGTTCAGCCTCGCCACCGGGCGGCCGCCAAAAGCCATGCTGCAGCAGATTGAAGCCCTGGGCGTTGATTTGCCGACAGCGGCATTCAATGGCGGCACGATCGTCAATCCGGATGGCAGTTTGCTGGTCGCGCATTACCTGCCGGCCACCACCGCGCTGATTGCACTGGCAACGTTTGCCGATCAGCCGGATGTGGAAATCTGGGTGTTCAGTGGCGGCGACTGGTTGCTCAAGGATCCGCACGGGCCGATGGTGCCACGCGAACAGCATGGCCTCGGTTATCCGCCGGTGGTGGTCGAGAGTTTCGAACCGTATCTGGAACGCATCGACAAGATTGTCGCGACCAGCAACAACACCGAACTGTTGATCGAACTGGAGGCGCGACTGTTGCCCAAGGTCAACGGCATGGCGCAAGTGTCACGTTCGCAACCGGTGTATCTCGACGTGACGGCACTGGAGGCCAACAAGGGCACTGCGCTGGCGACCCTGGCCGAGCACTTGGGCATACCGCTGGAGCAGACTGCTGCCATCGGTGATGGCGGCAACGACCCGGCAATGTTTCATTGCGCAGGCTTGTCGATTGCCATGGGGCAGGCGGAGGAGGCGGTGAAGCGCCAGGCCGACGTGGTCACCGCGCCGAATACCGAAGACGGCGTGGCTCAGGCGATCGAGAAATACATCCTGCGTCACTGA
- the zwf gene encoding glucose-6-phosphate dehydrogenase, which translates to MTHTIRRKSKAEPAPPTTLFLFGAHGDLVKRLLMPALYNLSRDGLLDENLRIVGVDHNAITDEAFAQKLEDFIRTEVAAKVGKGDQMLDPALWAKLAKGISYVQGDFLDDSTYSALAAKIADSGTGNAVFYLATAPRFFSEVVRRLGSAGLLEETPEAFRRVVIEKPFGSDLHTAEALNACLLKVMSEKQIYRIDHYLGKETVQNILVSRFSNSLFEAFWNNHYIDHVQITAAETVGVETRGSFYEHTGALRDMVPNHLFQLLAMVAMEPPAAFGADAVRGEKAKVVGAIRPWTTEEARANSVRGQYSAGEVDGKSLNGYRQEPNVSPDSTTETYVALKVMIDNWRWVGVPFYLRTGKRMSVRDTEIVICFKPAPYAQFRDTEVDELQPTYLRIQIQPNEGMWFDLLAKRPGPALNMANIELGFAYKDFFEMQPSTGYETLIYDCLTGDQTLFQRADNIENGWRAVQPFLDAWQQDASVQTYAAGEDGPQAAEDLLTRDGRVWHGLG; encoded by the coding sequence ATGACCCATACGATCCGCAGGAAATCCAAGGCAGAACCCGCACCACCGACCACGCTGTTCCTGTTCGGTGCCCACGGCGACCTGGTCAAGCGCTTGCTGATGCCTGCGCTGTACAACCTCAGTCGCGACGGCTTGCTTGACGAAAACCTGCGGATCGTTGGCGTTGACCACAACGCCATTACCGATGAAGCCTTCGCGCAGAAGCTCGAAGACTTCATCCGTACCGAAGTGGCGGCGAAGGTCGGCAAGGGCGATCAGATGCTTGATCCGGCCTTGTGGGCCAAACTCGCCAAAGGTATCAGCTACGTCCAGGGCGACTTTCTGGACGACAGCACTTATTCCGCGCTGGCGGCGAAAATCGCCGACAGCGGCACCGGCAATGCGGTGTTCTACCTGGCCACCGCGCCGCGTTTCTTCAGTGAAGTGGTGCGCCGACTCGGCAGCGCCGGTTTGCTTGAAGAAACGCCGGAAGCGTTCAGAAGGGTGGTCATCGAGAAGCCGTTCGGCTCCGATCTGCACACCGCCGAAGCATTGAACGCCTGCCTGCTCAAGGTAATGTCCGAGAAGCAGATCTATCGGATCGACCATTACCTGGGCAAGGAAACCGTACAGAACATTCTGGTCAGCCGGTTCTCCAACAGCCTGTTCGAAGCCTTCTGGAACAATCATTACATCGACCACGTGCAGATCACTGCGGCGGAAACCGTCGGCGTCGAAACCCGTGGCAGTTTTTACGAACACACCGGCGCACTGCGCGACATGGTGCCCAATCACCTGTTTCAGTTGCTGGCCATGGTCGCTATGGAACCGCCGGCGGCTTTCGGCGCTGATGCGGTGCGTGGCGAGAAGGCCAAAGTGGTTGGCGCGATTCGTCCGTGGACGACTGAAGAGGCGCGGGCCAATTCGGTTCGTGGCCAATACAGCGCGGGCGAAGTCGACGGCAAATCTCTGAACGGCTACCGCCAAGAGCCCAACGTCTCGCCGGACAGCACCACCGAAACCTACGTCGCCCTGAAAGTGATGATCGACAACTGGCGTTGGGTCGGCGTGCCGTTCTACCTGCGCACCGGCAAGCGTATGAGCGTGCGTGACACCGAGATCGTCATCTGCTTCAAACCGGCGCCGTACGCGCAATTCCGTGACACCGAAGTCGATGAACTGCAGCCGACCTACCTGCGGATCCAGATCCAGCCCAACGAAGGCATGTGGTTCGACCTGCTGGCCAAACGGCCGGGGCCGGCGTTGAACATGGCCAACATCGAGCTGGGTTTTGCCTACAAAGACTTTTTCGAGATGCAGCCGTCGACCGGTTACGAGACTCTGATCTACGACTGCCTGACCGGCGACCAGACGCTGTTCCAGCGCGCCGACAACATCGAGAACGGCTGGCGTGCCGTGCAACCGTTCCTCGACGCCTGGCAACAGGATGCAAGTGTGCAGACCTACGCCGCCGGTGAAGATGGCCCGCAGGCTGCCGAAGATTTACTCACTCGCGATGGCCGCGTCTGGCATGGCCTGGGATGA
- the gnd gene encoding phosphogluconate dehydrogenase (NAD(+)-dependent, decarboxylating) translates to MQLGIIGLGRMGGNIARRLMLNGHTTVVYDRNTAFIDNLVAEGSTGVADLPALVAGLAKPRAVWVMLPAGAPTEDTINTLSTLLEAGDTIIDGGNTNYKDDIRRAKTLAEKGLHYIDVGTSGGVWGLERGYCMMIGGDAETVQRLDPLFAALAPGMGDIPRTKDRKSDDHRAEHGYIHAGPAGAGHFVKMIHNGIEYGMMAAFAEGFDILKTKSSERLPEDQRFDLNVADIAEVWRRGSVVSSWLLDLTADALASDPKLDGFSGSVADSGEGQWTIEAAMEQAVPVPVLSNSLFSRYRSRGQGTFGDKILSAQRFGFGGHVETPKK, encoded by the coding sequence ATGCAACTCGGGATTATTGGACTGGGCCGCATGGGCGGCAATATTGCGCGACGTCTGATGCTCAACGGGCACACCACCGTTGTTTACGACCGCAATACCGCTTTCATCGATAACCTGGTCGCCGAGGGCTCCACCGGCGTCGCCGACTTGCCGGCACTGGTTGCCGGCCTGGCCAAACCGCGCGCGGTCTGGGTCATGCTGCCGGCCGGCGCACCGACCGAAGACACCATCAACACCCTGAGCACTTTGCTCGAAGCCGGCGATACCATCATCGACGGCGGCAACACCAACTATAAGGATGACATTCGCCGGGCCAAGACCCTGGCCGAGAAGGGCCTGCACTACATCGACGTCGGTACTTCCGGCGGTGTCTGGGGCCTGGAACGCGGCTATTGCATGATGATCGGCGGTGACGCTGAAACCGTGCAGCGCCTCGACCCGCTGTTCGCCGCACTGGCGCCGGGCATGGGTGACATCCCGCGCACCAAGGATCGCAAGTCCGATGACCACCGTGCCGAGCACGGCTACATCCACGCCGGTCCCGCCGGTGCCGGGCACTTTGTGAAGATGATTCACAACGGCATCGAGTACGGCATGATGGCCGCGTTCGCCGAGGGCTTCGACATCCTCAAGACCAAGTCCAGTGAACGCCTGCCGGAAGATCAGCGTTTTGATCTGAACGTGGCCGACATTGCTGAAGTGTGGCGTCGTGGCAGCGTCGTTTCCTCGTGGCTGCTGGACCTGACCGCCGATGCACTGGCCAGCGATCCGAAGCTCGACGGTTTCTCCGGTTCCGTCGCCGACAGCGGCGAAGGTCAATGGACCATCGAAGCCGCCATGGAACAAGCGGTGCCGGTACCGGTACTGTCGAACTCGCTGTTCTCGCGCTACCGCTCGCGCGGTCAGGGCACCTTTGGCGACAAGATTCTTTCGGCCCAGCGCTTCGGCTTCGGCGGCCACGTGGAGACACCGAAGAAATGA
- a CDS encoding DUF6026 family protein encodes MGTVHTAMPPQTLYVTIRRDELRQLKDERDQLKQELAQLRALTQGAQPKPLPVVQRHPHA; translated from the coding sequence ATGGGCACAGTACACACAGCAATGCCGCCACAAACCCTGTACGTGACAATCCGTCGCGATGAATTGCGCCAGTTGAAAGACGAGCGCGACCAGTTGAAACAGGAACTGGCGCAGTTGCGCGCTTTGACTCAGGGCGCTCAGCCCAAACCCCTGCCGGTCGTTCAGCGCCACCCGCACGCTTGA
- a CDS encoding phosphoethanolamine transferase CptA, with translation MALFKRSKTTATGFDWAGLLWLFVFFWYFSGITQLLIQLTGTSGFSGFRQAFFMSALWLAPMLLFPKRTKLLAAVIGVVLWACSMASLGYFFIYQQEFSQSVIFIMFESNISEAGEYMTQYFAWWMVAAFLAHTAFAYFLWTRLRPVYMPRGRALVAALAIVIAVVGYPLVKQTMRMGTFAQGFEKFETRIEPAVPWQMAVAYHRYLDTLADMQGMLHNVSKIPPLKNLKDASADQPKTLVLVIGESTNRQRMSLYGYQRNTTPELDKLKDQLAVFDNVVTPRPYTIEALQQVLTFADEENPDLYLSTPSLVSMMKQAGYKTFWITNQQTMTKRNTMLTTFSEQADEQVYLNNNRNQNAAQYDGDVIEPFNKALADAAPRKLIVVHLLGTHMSYQYRYPPTFDKFQDRTGVPAGVRDDQVPTYNSYDNAVLYNDFVVSSLIKDYAKSDPNGFLLYLSDHGEDVFDSVGHKTLGRNENKPTAPMYTIPFMAWASPKWKANHDWNFAGDLDRPYSSSHLIHTWADLAGLSFDELDRSKSLVSDSFKARPLLIGDPYQTDQRALIDFSLMKPKKPDTTVADAAEQ, from the coding sequence ATGGCATTGTTCAAACGCAGCAAAACGACTGCGACAGGTTTCGACTGGGCCGGTCTTCTCTGGCTGTTTGTGTTTTTCTGGTACTTCTCCGGTATCACCCAACTGCTGATCCAGCTGACCGGCACCTCCGGTTTCAGCGGATTCCGCCAGGCGTTCTTCATGAGCGCGCTGTGGCTCGCGCCAATGCTGCTCTTCCCCAAACGCACCAAATTGCTCGCTGCCGTGATCGGCGTGGTGTTGTGGGCCTGCTCGATGGCCAGCCTCGGTTACTTCTTCATCTATCAGCAGGAATTCTCTCAGAGCGTGATTTTCATCATGTTCGAGTCGAACATCTCTGAAGCCGGCGAGTACATGACCCAGTACTTTGCCTGGTGGATGGTTGCCGCGTTCCTCGCCCATACCGCGTTCGCCTACTTCCTGTGGACTCGCCTGCGCCCGGTGTACATGCCCCGTGGCCGCGCGCTGGTCGCAGCACTTGCGATCGTGATTGCCGTGGTCGGTTATCCGCTGGTCAAACAAACGATGCGCATGGGCACCTTCGCCCAAGGCTTCGAGAAATTCGAAACCCGCATCGAGCCGGCCGTGCCATGGCAGATGGCCGTGGCTTATCACCGTTATCTGGATACCCTCGCCGACATGCAGGGCATGCTGCACAACGTCAGCAAGATCCCGCCGCTGAAAAACCTCAAGGACGCCTCGGCCGATCAGCCGAAGACCCTGGTGCTGGTGATCGGTGAGTCGACCAACCGTCAGCGCATGAGCCTCTACGGCTATCAGCGCAACACCACGCCGGAACTGGACAAGCTCAAGGATCAACTGGCGGTGTTCGACAACGTCGTCACCCCGCGTCCGTACACCATCGAGGCGTTGCAGCAGGTCCTGACCTTTGCCGACGAGGAAAACCCGGATCTGTACCTGTCCACGCCGTCGCTGGTCAGCATGATGAAGCAGGCCGGCTACAAGACCTTCTGGATCACCAACCAGCAGACCATGACCAAGCGCAACACCATGCTCACCACGTTCTCCGAACAGGCCGACGAGCAGGTGTACCTGAACAACAACCGCAACCAGAACGCCGCGCAGTACGATGGCGACGTGATCGAGCCGTTCAACAAGGCGTTGGCTGACGCCGCACCGCGCAAACTCATCGTCGTACATCTGCTCGGCACGCACATGAGCTACCAGTACCGCTATCCGCCGACGTTCGACAAGTTCCAGGACCGTACCGGCGTGCCAGCGGGCGTGCGTGATGATCAGGTACCGACCTACAACAGCTACGACAACGCCGTGCTGTACAACGACTTCGTCGTGTCGAGCCTGATCAAGGATTACGCCAAATCCGATCCGAACGGCTTTTTGCTGTACCTCTCCGACCACGGTGAAGACGTGTTCGACTCGGTCGGCCACAAGACCCTGGGCCGCAACGAAAACAAACCGACCGCGCCGATGTACACCATCCCGTTCATGGCCTGGGCGTCGCCAAAGTGGAAAGCCAACCACGACTGGAACTTCGCCGGCGACCTCGATCGTCCGTACAGCAGCTCGCACCTGATCCACACCTGGGCTGATCTTGCCGGCTTGAGCTTCGATGAGCTCGACCGCAGCAAGAGCCTGGTCAGCGACAGCTTCAAGGCGCGGCCACTGCTGATCGGCGACCCGTACCAGACCGACCAGCGTGCGCTGATCGACTTCAGCCTGATGAAGCCGAAGAAACCCGATACCACCGTCGCCGACGCGGCGGAGCAGTAA